The Nakamurella deserti genome contains a region encoding:
- a CDS encoding DODA-type extradiol aromatic ring-opening family dioxygenase, whose protein sequence is MPALYLSHGAPPLADDAVWTGQLAAWSAGLPRPESILVVSAHWESAPLTVGATETVPLTYDFGGFAQRYYEVRYDAPGAPGLADDVAKLVAKPGRPVYQDPNRGLDHGAYVPLVEMFPEADIPVLQVSMPTLDPRELFELGRTLAPLREQGVLIIGSGFTTHNLREAMFDDTTGAAPQWGHEFDQWAKEAVESGDIDAVLDFENAAPAGRRAHPRTEHFAPLFVTMGASADQGIDARTAVDGFWFGMSKRSFEFA, encoded by the coding sequence ATGCCTGCGCTCTACCTGTCCCATGGTGCGCCGCCGCTGGCGGACGACGCCGTCTGGACCGGCCAGCTCGCCGCCTGGAGTGCCGGCCTGCCGCGGCCCGAATCGATCCTGGTCGTCTCGGCGCACTGGGAGTCGGCGCCGCTGACCGTCGGGGCCACCGAGACGGTGCCGCTCACCTACGACTTCGGCGGCTTCGCACAGCGCTACTACGAGGTTCGCTACGACGCGCCCGGAGCGCCCGGTCTCGCCGACGACGTGGCGAAGCTCGTCGCGAAGCCGGGTCGGCCGGTCTACCAGGACCCGAACCGCGGCCTGGACCACGGCGCCTACGTGCCGCTCGTCGAGATGTTCCCGGAGGCCGACATCCCGGTGCTGCAGGTGTCGATGCCGACGCTGGATCCGCGGGAGCTGTTCGAGCTCGGCCGGACGCTGGCGCCGCTGCGGGAGCAAGGTGTGCTGATCATCGGATCGGGGTTCACCACCCACAACCTCCGCGAAGCGATGTTCGACGACACCACCGGCGCCGCGCCGCAGTGGGGTCACGAGTTCGACCAGTGGGCCAAGGAGGCCGTCGAGTCCGGCGACATCGACGCCGTGCTCGACTTCGAGAACGCCGCGCCGGCGGGCCGCCGGGCGCACCCGCGCACCGAGCACTTCGCCCCGCTGTTCGTGACGATGGGCGCCAGCGCCGATCAGGGCATCGACGCCAGGACCGCCGTCGACGGCTTCTGGTTCGGGATGTCCAAGCGGTCGTTCGAGTTCGCCTGA
- a CDS encoding DNA polymerase III subunit delta': MTAPPTDVFADLVGQHEVIETLRLAVDASHGDAGVPVSAMTHAWLFTGPPGSGRSNAARAFAAALECPDRGCGHCVHCRTVLHGTHGDVRSFNPEGLSIRVDEMRAVVQAAARRPMTGRWQIVLIEDADRLTEGAANALLKAVEEPSKQTVFLLCAPSTHPDDVSVTIRSRCRVISLASPSVDDIAQVLRTRDGVDPERAAWAASVCGGHVGRARRLARDPDAAAVRAAILEIPRRLVGLGDVYDAAATILDRAKQEAKAMSERRDAVELEELKTALGAGGTGKGAVGAARGTVGVVRELEKRQKSRATRTERDVLDRALIDLSGYYRDVITLSLRAPATLLNPDLRGDLESAVQRLGAAGALRRLDAILECRVAIEANVKPQIAIEALMMRLLTG, from the coding sequence GTGACCGCCCCTCCCACCGACGTCTTCGCCGATCTCGTCGGCCAGCACGAGGTGATCGAGACGCTGCGGCTGGCCGTCGACGCCTCCCACGGCGACGCGGGCGTACCGGTCTCGGCGATGACGCACGCCTGGCTGTTCACCGGCCCGCCCGGCTCCGGCCGCTCCAACGCCGCCCGCGCCTTCGCCGCCGCGCTCGAATGCCCGGACCGTGGGTGCGGCCACTGCGTGCACTGCCGCACGGTGCTGCACGGCACCCACGGCGACGTCCGTTCCTTCAACCCCGAGGGCCTGTCGATCCGCGTCGACGAGATGCGCGCCGTCGTGCAGGCCGCCGCCCGCCGGCCCATGACGGGCCGCTGGCAGATCGTGCTCATCGAAGACGCTGACCGCCTCACCGAGGGCGCGGCGAACGCGCTGCTCAAGGCGGTCGAGGAGCCGTCGAAGCAGACCGTCTTCCTGCTCTGCGCGCCGTCCACCCATCCCGACGACGTGTCGGTGACGATCCGCTCCCGGTGCCGGGTGATCAGCCTGGCCAGTCCGTCGGTGGACGACATCGCCCAGGTGCTCCGGACCCGCGACGGCGTCGACCCGGAGCGGGCGGCCTGGGCGGCGTCGGTCTGCGGTGGTCACGTGGGGCGGGCCCGGCGGCTGGCCCGCGACCCGGACGCGGCGGCGGTCCGGGCGGCGATCCTGGAGATCCCGCGGCGGCTGGTCGGGCTCGGTGACGTCTACGACGCCGCGGCCACGATCCTGGACCGGGCCAAGCAGGAGGCGAAGGCCATGAGCGAGCGGCGCGACGCCGTCGAGCTCGAGGAGCTCAAGACCGCGCTGGGGGCCGGCGGTACCGGCAAGGGTGCGGTCGGGGCCGCCCGCGGGACCGTCGGCGTCGTGCGGGAACTGGAGAAGCGGCAGAAGTCGCGGGCCACCCGGACCGAGCGGGACGTGCTGGACCGGGCTCTCATCGATCTGTCCGGCTACTACCGGGACGTCATCACGCTGTCGCTGCGGGCGCCCGCGACGCTGCTCAACCCCGACCTCCGCGGTGACCTCGAGTCGGCGGTGCAGCGGCTCGGGGCTGCCGGGGCGTTGCGGCGACTGGACGCGATCCTGGAGTGCCGGGTGGCGATCGAGGCCAACGTGAAGCCGCAGATCGCCATCGAGGCGCTGATGATGCGGCTGCTCACCGGCTGA
- a CDS encoding MDR family MFS transporter, with product MTTAPTQVESQVGLTHKQILTILGGLMAGMLLAALDQTIVSTSIRTIADDLGQLSGQAWATTAYLITSTITTPLYGKLSDLYGRRPLFIAAISIFVAGSVLSGVATSMTELAAFRAVQGLGAGGLFSLALAILADIVPPRERSRYQGMFLAVFGTSSVIGPIIGGFFAGADTIFGVTGWRWVFLINVPIGIVALAVVLKVLHIPHTRREHRIDWWGAVALVVGMVPLLLVAEQGNKWGWTSAASLVSIVVGVLGIVGFVLIERRMGDDALIPMRLFANRQFSQGLVVNVLIGLAMFGALATLPLYLQLVKGATPTQSGLWLLPMMVGLMGGSISSGIITGKTGRYKIFPVVGTALLIVAFAMMLALIKVDTPYLVLAGTFLVLGAGLGLNMQTMMMAVQNTVKARDIGVATSSATFFRATGGTIGTAVFLSLLFNGLPTNVNTQVQAVAGTPGFQQALASSGSSMQQYGAQLAGLSEDSAFINTLPATLAQPVKQGFVDSTHVVYILAGIVAVLAFLLVLLLKEVPLRTKSALQEIQEEDAAAAAAAGNVGLNDAAGAERERQQDDDLVTAGSAPTVEVTKPSGGRHRRD from the coding sequence ATGACCACCGCACCAACTCAGGTGGAGTCACAGGTCGGCCTGACCCACAAACAGATCCTGACGATCCTGGGTGGACTGATGGCGGGCATGCTGCTCGCCGCGCTCGACCAGACCATCGTCTCCACGTCGATCCGCACCATCGCCGACGACCTCGGCCAGTTGTCCGGCCAGGCCTGGGCGACGACCGCCTACCTGATCACCTCGACCATCACCACGCCGCTGTACGGCAAGCTGTCCGACCTCTACGGGCGTCGCCCCCTGTTCATCGCCGCCATCAGCATCTTCGTCGCGGGATCGGTGCTCAGCGGTGTCGCCACCTCGATGACCGAGCTGGCCGCCTTCCGTGCGGTGCAGGGTCTCGGCGCCGGCGGTCTGTTCTCCCTGGCGCTGGCCATCCTGGCCGACATCGTGCCGCCGCGTGAGCGCTCGCGCTACCAGGGCATGTTCCTCGCCGTCTTCGGGACCTCGTCTGTCATCGGCCCCATCATCGGTGGGTTCTTCGCCGGTGCGGACACGATCTTCGGCGTCACCGGATGGCGTTGGGTCTTCCTCATCAACGTCCCCATCGGCATCGTGGCGCTGGCCGTGGTGCTCAAGGTGCTGCACATCCCGCACACCCGGCGCGAGCACCGCATCGACTGGTGGGGAGCGGTCGCGCTGGTCGTCGGTATGGTGCCGCTGCTGCTGGTCGCCGAGCAGGGCAACAAGTGGGGTTGGACGTCGGCCGCCAGCCTGGTCTCGATCGTCGTCGGCGTGCTCGGCATCGTCGGCTTCGTGCTCATCGAGCGCCGCATGGGTGACGACGCGCTGATCCCGATGCGGCTGTTCGCCAACCGCCAGTTCTCGCAGGGGCTGGTCGTCAACGTGCTGATCGGCCTCGCGATGTTCGGAGCCCTGGCCACCCTGCCGCTGTACCTGCAGCTGGTGAAGGGGGCCACGCCGACCCAGTCCGGTCTGTGGCTGCTGCCGATGATGGTCGGCCTGATGGGCGGCTCCATCAGCTCCGGCATCATCACCGGCAAGACCGGCCGCTACAAGATCTTCCCCGTCGTCGGCACCGCGCTGCTGATCGTCGCGTTCGCGATGATGCTCGCGCTGATCAAGGTCGACACCCCGTACCTGGTCCTCGCCGGCACCTTCCTCGTCCTCGGCGCCGGGCTGGGCCTGAACATGCAGACGATGATGATGGCCGTCCAGAACACGGTGAAGGCCCGCGACATCGGTGTGGCCACGTCCTCAGCGACGTTCTTCCGGGCCACCGGCGGCACCATCGGCACCGCGGTGTTCCTGTCGCTGCTGTTCAACGGGCTGCCCACGAACGTCAACACCCAGGTGCAGGCGGTCGCCGGGACACCGGGGTTCCAGCAGGCGCTGGCGTCGTCGGGCAGTTCCATGCAGCAGTACGGCGCGCAGCTCGCGGGCCTCAGTGAGGATTCCGCGTTCATCAACACGCTGCCTGCGACCTTGGCTCAGCCCGTGAAGCAGGGCTTCGTGGACTCCACCCACGTCGTCTACATCCTCGCCGGCATCGTCGCGGTGCTCGCCTTCCTGCTGGTCCTCCTGCTCAAGGAGGTCCCGCTGCGCACCAAGTCCGCGCTGCAGGAGATCCAGGAGGAGGACGCCGCTGCGGCGGCGGCTGCGGGCAACGTCGGTCTCAACGACGCCGCCGGTGCCGAGCGCGAGCGGCAGCAGGACGACGATCTCGTCACGGCGGGTTCGGCTCCCACCGTTGAGGTCACCAAGCCGAGCGGCGGTCGGCACCGTCGCGACTGA
- a CDS encoding PSP1 domain-containing protein gives MGMLCAVVFTRNGQLFYADPGDLELEVGDPVLYPTANGHVTATVLWPPEYTSEDTDGFPVLAGKATAADEQAAEETRKAKARTLVATRRLVRTHALPMKILAVDPQGAKTVVYYSSPETVDFRSLLRDLSSTLKVRVELRQVTDRDAVRVTGAIGSCGRDTCCSTFLRDYEPVTLAMARDQDLPLNPMRISGACGRLMCCLKYEHPMYADFKATAPGVGERVDSPVGAGVVVGHNVLDDSVVLKLAADGSTEVCKKASVCSARKAYDSRPRR, from the coding sequence ATGGGAATGCTGTGTGCGGTGGTGTTCACCAGGAACGGCCAGCTGTTCTACGCCGATCCGGGCGACCTGGAGCTGGAGGTCGGCGACCCGGTGCTGTACCCGACGGCGAACGGCCACGTGACCGCCACCGTGCTGTGGCCACCGGAGTACACCTCGGAGGACACCGACGGATTCCCGGTGCTGGCCGGCAAGGCGACCGCCGCCGACGAGCAGGCCGCCGAGGAGACCCGCAAGGCGAAGGCGCGCACGCTGGTCGCGACCCGGCGGCTGGTGCGCACCCATGCGCTGCCGATGAAGATCCTCGCCGTCGATCCGCAGGGTGCGAAGACGGTCGTCTACTACTCGTCGCCCGAGACCGTCGACTTCCGTTCCCTGCTGCGTGACCTGTCGTCCACGCTCAAGGTCAGGGTGGAGCTGCGCCAGGTCACCGACCGCGACGCGGTTCGGGTGACCGGGGCCATCGGGTCCTGCGGACGCGACACCTGCTGCTCGACGTTCCTGCGGGACTACGAGCCGGTGACGCTGGCCATGGCCCGCGACCAGGATCTGCCGTTGAACCCGATGCGCATCTCCGGGGCCTGCGGCCGGTTGATGTGCTGCCTGAAGTACGAGCACCCGATGTACGCCGACTTCAAGGCCACCGCACCCGGTGTGGGGGAGCGGGTGGACTCGCCGGTCGGCGCGGGGGTCGTCGTCGGACACAACGTGCTCGACGACTCGGTGGTGCTCAAGCTGGCCGCCGACGGCAGTACCGAGGTGTGCAAGAAGGCGTCGGTCTGCAGCGCGCGCAAGGCCTACGACTCGCGTCCGCGTCGCTGA
- the topA gene encoding type I DNA topoisomerase, whose product MAVRKSAKSAGTDGVRLVIVESPSKAQTIGGYLGDGYIVESSIGHIRDLPRGAADVPAKYKGESWARLGVDVDHDFEPLYVVSPEKRAQVAKLKSALAGATELLLATDEDREGEAIAWHLLQTLNPKVPVSRMVFHEITPAAIREAAANPRQIDDNLVDAQETRRILDRLYGYEVSPVLWKKVMPKLSAGRVQSVATRIVVQRERARMAFVSGSYWGIDAVMANAEGATFTSSLQQVDGRKLATGRDFDESTGSLKAGSAALQLDEETANDLARTLDGRSAVVTSVEEKPYTRKPYAPFMTSTLQQEAGRKLGMSSERTMRTAQRLYESGYITYMRTDSTTLSQTALTAARTQARELYGPEYVPDAPRQYTRKVKNAQEAHEAIRPAGENFRTPGQVGNALGSDEFRLYELIWQRTIASQMVDARGLTLTVKMAADAAGRECVFGSSGRTITFPGFLRAYVETVDAEAGGEADDAERKLPNLREREELGIRQLTPGGHVTSPPARYTEPSLIKALEELGIGRPSTYTSIIRTITERGYVWRKGQALVPSWVAFAVVGLLEQHFARLVDYDFTAAMEDELDGIADGRVQRTDWLKSFYFGDAEAIDGVAHTAGGSVGKAGGLKKLVGANLEDIDAREVNSLPIATSADGRQVFVRVGRYGPYLERAALDGEATERANLPEEMAPDEVTTDTVEDLFAKSEVSDRELGAAPDTGYPIVVKDGRYGPYVTEVLPEDTPTKGKNAVKPRTASLFKSMNVETVSFEDALRLLTLPRVVGTDPETGVEITAQNGRYGPYLKKGTDSRSLTTEEELFSVTLEQALAIYAQPKQRGRSAATAPPLREVGEDPATKKPMVIKEGRFGPYVTDGETNASLRKGDEVESLTVDRAAELLAERRARGPAPKRATTRKPAAPKATTAKTVKAGATKAAAKTTAAKKPAAKKPAVRKATTRTAT is encoded by the coding sequence CTGGCCGGCGCCACCGAGCTCCTGCTCGCCACCGATGAGGACCGCGAGGGCGAGGCCATCGCCTGGCACCTGCTGCAGACGCTGAACCCGAAGGTCCCGGTCTCGCGGATGGTCTTCCACGAGATCACCCCGGCCGCGATCCGCGAGGCGGCGGCGAACCCGCGGCAGATCGACGACAACCTCGTCGACGCCCAGGAGACGCGCCGCATCCTCGACCGGCTGTACGGCTACGAGGTCTCGCCGGTGCTGTGGAAGAAGGTCATGCCGAAGCTGTCGGCGGGCCGGGTTCAGTCCGTCGCCACCCGCATCGTCGTCCAGCGCGAACGCGCCCGGATGGCGTTCGTGTCCGGCAGCTACTGGGGCATCGACGCCGTCATGGCCAACGCCGAGGGCGCCACTTTCACGTCGAGCCTGCAGCAGGTCGACGGCCGCAAGCTCGCCACCGGCCGGGACTTCGACGAGTCCACCGGCTCGCTCAAGGCCGGCTCCGCCGCGCTGCAGCTGGACGAGGAGACCGCCAACGACCTGGCCCGGACGCTGGACGGCCGCAGCGCCGTGGTGACCTCCGTCGAGGAGAAGCCCTACACGCGCAAGCCCTACGCGCCGTTCATGACGTCGACGCTGCAGCAGGAGGCCGGCCGCAAGCTCGGCATGTCGTCGGAGCGCACCATGCGCACGGCCCAGCGGCTGTACGAGTCCGGCTACATCACCTACATGCGGACCGACTCGACCACCCTGTCGCAGACCGCGCTGACCGCCGCCCGCACGCAGGCCCGCGAGCTGTACGGCCCGGAGTACGTCCCGGACGCGCCGCGGCAGTACACCCGGAAGGTCAAGAACGCCCAGGAGGCGCACGAGGCCATCCGGCCCGCCGGCGAGAACTTCCGCACCCCCGGCCAGGTCGGCAACGCGCTGGGCAGTGACGAGTTCCGGCTGTACGAGCTGATCTGGCAGCGCACGATCGCGTCCCAGATGGTCGACGCCCGGGGTCTGACGCTCACGGTGAAGATGGCCGCCGACGCGGCGGGACGCGAGTGCGTGTTCGGTTCGTCCGGTCGCACGATCACCTTCCCCGGTTTTCTGCGCGCCTACGTCGAGACCGTCGACGCCGAGGCGGGCGGCGAGGCCGACGACGCCGAGCGCAAGCTGCCCAACCTCCGCGAGCGCGAGGAGCTGGGCATCCGGCAGCTCACCCCCGGCGGCCACGTCACCAGCCCGCCTGCCCGCTACACCGAGCCGTCGCTGATCAAGGCGCTGGAGGAGCTGGGCATCGGCCGCCCCTCCACCTACACCTCGATCATCCGCACCATCACCGAGCGCGGCTACGTCTGGCGCAAGGGCCAGGCGCTGGTGCCGTCCTGGGTGGCGTTCGCCGTCGTGGGGCTGCTGGAGCAGCACTTCGCCCGGCTCGTCGACTACGACTTCACCGCCGCGATGGAGGACGAGCTCGACGGCATCGCCGACGGCCGTGTCCAGCGCACCGACTGGCTCAAGTCCTTCTACTTCGGCGACGCCGAGGCCATCGACGGGGTCGCCCACACCGCGGGCGGCTCGGTCGGCAAGGCCGGCGGCCTGAAGAAGCTGGTCGGCGCCAACCTCGAGGACATCGACGCGCGCGAGGTCAACTCGCTGCCCATCGCCACCTCCGCCGACGGTCGCCAGGTGTTCGTCCGGGTCGGCCGCTACGGCCCGTACCTGGAGCGGGCGGCGCTGGACGGCGAGGCCACCGAGCGGGCCAACCTGCCCGAGGAGATGGCCCCCGACGAGGTCACCACCGACACCGTCGAGGATCTGTTCGCCAAGTCCGAGGTCAGCGACCGCGAACTCGGCGCCGCCCCTGACACGGGGTATCCGATCGTCGTCAAGGACGGCCGCTACGGCCCGTACGTCACCGAGGTGCTCCCCGAGGACACGCCCACGAAGGGCAAGAACGCGGTCAAGCCGCGCACGGCGTCGCTGTTCAAGTCGATGAACGTCGAGACCGTGTCGTTCGAGGACGCCCTGCGGCTGTTGACCCTGCCCCGGGTGGTCGGTACTGATCCCGAGACCGGCGTCGAGATCACCGCGCAGAACGGCCGCTACGGCCCGTATCTGAAGAAGGGCACCGATTCGCGGTCGCTGACCACCGAGGAGGAGTTGTTCTCGGTGACGCTCGAGCAGGCGCTGGCGATCTACGCCCAGCCCAAGCAGCGCGGTCGGTCGGCGGCCACCGCCCCGCCGCTGCGCGAGGTGGGCGAGGACCCGGCGACGAAGAAGCCGATGGTGATCAAGGAGGGCCGCTTCGGCCCGTACGTCACCGACGGCGAGACCAACGCCTCGCTGCGCAAGGGCGACGAGGTCGAGTCGCTGACCGTCGACCGGGCCGCCGAGCTGCTGGCCGAGCGTCGCGCCCGTGGCCCGGCGCCGAAGCGCGCGACCACCCGCAAGCCGGCGGCGCCGAAGGCGACCACGGCGAAGACGGTCAAGGCCGGCGCCACCAAGGCGGCCGCCAAGACAACGGCCGCCAAGAAACCGGCGGCCAAGAAGCCGGCGGTCCGCAAGGCCACCACCAGGACGGCGACCTGA
- the ribD gene encoding bifunctional diaminohydroxyphosphoribosylaminopyrimidine deaminase/5-amino-6-(5-phosphoribosylamino)uracil reductase RibD produces the protein MHRALELAVRGATEVLPNPVVGCVLLTPDGTVIGEGWHERYGDAHAEVNALRAAGDRARGATAVVTLEPCNHTGRTGPCARALIAAGVARVVVANTDPSETAGGGAETLRAAGVEVVTGVLADEASDVNRVWLTGVRRRRPFVTFKTGMTLDGRVAAPDGTSRWITSAESRADVHRLRQRVDTMLVGSGTVLTDDPVLTVRDADGRPLPRQPLRVVADSTGRTPPRARVRNGDAETWIATAAEVGGGDGLDLPHLLSMLWVRGRRHVLLEGGPRLAAAFFDAGLVDEVVAYIAPTVLGAGRPSVDGGAAATLTDAHRLTLREVTRIGDDVRLRYSVGAR, from the coding sequence ATGCACCGGGCGTTGGAGCTCGCCGTCCGCGGCGCCACCGAGGTGCTCCCCAATCCGGTGGTCGGCTGCGTGCTCCTCACCCCCGACGGGACCGTCATCGGTGAGGGTTGGCACGAGCGGTACGGCGACGCGCACGCCGAGGTCAACGCCCTCCGCGCCGCCGGCGACCGGGCGCGCGGCGCGACCGCCGTCGTCACTCTCGAGCCGTGCAACCACACCGGACGCACCGGACCGTGCGCCCGGGCGCTGATCGCTGCCGGCGTGGCGAGGGTGGTCGTGGCGAACACCGACCCGTCGGAAACCGCCGGCGGCGGCGCGGAGACCCTACGAGCCGCCGGCGTCGAGGTGGTCACCGGCGTGCTCGCCGACGAGGCGTCCGACGTCAACCGGGTGTGGCTGACCGGCGTCCGGCGGCGCCGGCCGTTCGTCACCTTCAAGACCGGGATGACCCTGGACGGCCGGGTGGCCGCTCCCGACGGCACCAGCCGGTGGATCACGTCGGCGGAGTCCCGAGCGGACGTGCACCGTCTGCGGCAGCGGGTGGACACGATGCTGGTCGGCTCGGGGACCGTGCTCACCGACGACCCGGTGCTCACCGTCCGGGACGCCGACGGTCGACCGCTGCCCCGACAACCGCTCCGAGTGGTCGCCGACAGCACCGGGCGCACCCCGCCCCGCGCCCGCGTGCGCAACGGTGACGCCGAGACGTGGATCGCCACCGCGGCCGAGGTCGGCGGCGGGGATGGGCTGGATCTGCCGCACCTGCTGTCGATGCTGTGGGTCCGCGGCCGACGTCACGTGCTGCTGGAGGGCGGCCCCCGACTGGCGGCGGCGTTCTTCGACGCCGGGTTGGTCGACGAGGTGGTCGCCTACATCGCGCCGACGGTGCTGGGCGCGGGTCGCCCGTCGGTCGACGGTGGTGCGGCAGCGACCCTCACGGACGCCCACCGGCTGACGCTCCGGGAGGTCACCCGGATCGGGGACGACGTCCGACTGCGGTACTCCGTCGGCGCCCGCTGA
- a CDS encoding MarR family winged helix-turn-helix transcriptional regulator, with protein MTITEAPHGTGEAAVESYREAVAGCSAADRDYAGDVAQRLVDMVKSFSAIKARIHGSASPEGYDSSLLLKLAHHGPMRASDLAERMCADPSTVSRQVAGMVKAGLVERQADPDDGRASILVPTASGQARVDQMVQMRGQIFAPLVADWSAEDRAVFTRLLTEFVHGLSSNIEAVKNVAAELVQPAPSNAQGSTA; from the coding sequence ATGACCATCACCGAAGCTCCGCACGGTACGGGTGAGGCGGCGGTCGAGTCCTACCGCGAGGCCGTCGCCGGGTGCTCGGCCGCCGATCGTGACTACGCGGGCGACGTCGCCCAGCGGCTCGTCGACATGGTCAAGTCGTTCAGTGCCATCAAGGCCAGGATTCACGGGTCGGCGTCGCCGGAGGGCTACGACTCGTCGCTGCTGCTCAAGTTGGCCCACCACGGGCCGATGCGCGCCAGTGACCTCGCCGAGCGGATGTGCGCCGATCCCTCCACGGTGTCGCGTCAGGTCGCCGGCATGGTCAAAGCCGGACTCGTCGAACGGCAGGCGGACCCGGACGACGGACGGGCCTCCATCCTCGTGCCCACCGCGTCGGGGCAGGCCCGCGTCGACCAGATGGTCCAGATGCGGGGCCAGATCTTCGCGCCCCTCGTCGCCGACTGGTCAGCCGAGGACCGCGCCGTCTTCACCCGCCTCCTCACCGAATTCGTCCACGGGCTGTCGAGCAACATCGAAGCCGTCAAGAACGTCGCCGCCGAGCTCGTCCAGCCGGCTCCGTCGAATGCTCAAGGGAGTACTGCATGA
- a CDS encoding MarR family winged helix-turn-helix transcriptional regulator, translating into MSDQPWLTDAQQRVWRQYLNLDRRLQERIERDMQQQSGMPMAYYLILAMLSEARGRSLRMNQLAEILESSQSRTSHAVSRLEEQGWVRRERSPEDGRGQVAVLTDAGWSRVQQLAPGHAGTVKRTMFAGLDDHDLGELSRIFDKISTNLGSAEPPCG; encoded by the coding sequence ATGTCCGATCAGCCGTGGCTCACGGACGCCCAGCAGCGCGTGTGGCGTCAGTACCTCAATCTGGACCGGCGGCTGCAGGAGCGCATCGAACGCGACATGCAGCAGCAGTCGGGGATGCCGATGGCCTATTACCTGATCCTGGCGATGCTGTCCGAGGCGCGGGGACGCTCGCTGCGGATGAACCAGCTGGCCGAGATCCTGGAGTCGTCCCAGTCGCGCACCTCGCACGCGGTCTCGCGGCTGGAGGAGCAGGGATGGGTACGCCGCGAACGGAGTCCGGAGGACGGCCGCGGCCAGGTGGCCGTCCTGACCGACGCCGGATGGAGCCGCGTGCAGCAGCTGGCGCCGGGCCACGCCGGGACCGTCAAGCGCACCATGTTCGCGGGGCTGGACGACCACGACCTCGGCGAGCTGAGCCGCATCTTCGACAAGATCTCGACCAACCTGGGTAGCGCCGAACCGCCGTGCGGGTGA
- a CDS encoding maleylpyruvate isomerase N-terminal domain-containing protein encodes MTEPPDPRPAARQWAGMLGALDDDDPVRPTPCTDDTVGDLVDHVDKGCRGLVTVAGAPLIGPDDTAEPAAAHVRGDPRQDLAHYAVALAAAWSDPRARTGSSPVAPGVDLPNAIRGRIAPAELDVHGCDLARANGRPFALPDDVLRDSLDRLLAFVPTAPVAGLGSEPVAVPPGTPLLDRVVAAAGRRT; translated from the coding sequence GTGACCGAACCACCCGATCCGCGGCCCGCCGCCCGACAGTGGGCCGGGATGTTGGGCGCCCTCGACGATGACGACCCGGTGCGGCCGACGCCCTGCACCGACGACACCGTCGGTGACCTCGTCGACCATGTGGACAAGGGGTGCCGCGGGCTCGTCACCGTCGCCGGCGCGCCTCTCATCGGCCCCGATGACACGGCGGAGCCTGCCGCGGCGCACGTACGCGGCGATCCGCGACAGGACCTCGCCCACTACGCGGTGGCCCTGGCGGCCGCCTGGTCGGATCCCCGGGCTCGGACCGGCTCCTCGCCGGTCGCCCCCGGGGTGGACTTGCCCAACGCGATCCGGGGTCGGATCGCGCCGGCCGAACTGGACGTCCACGGCTGCGACCTCGCCCGCGCGAACGGCCGGCCGTTCGCCCTTCCCGACGACGTGCTGCGAGACAGCCTCGACCGCCTGCTCGCGTTCGTACCGACCGCACCGGTGGCCGGTCTGGGGAGCGAGCCGGTCGCAGTGCCGCCCGGCACGCCGCTGCTCGACCGGGTCGTCGCCGCAGCCGGACGGCGAACGTGA